A window of the Halopseudomonas phragmitis genome harbors these coding sequences:
- the apbC gene encoding iron-sulfur cluster carrier protein ApbC yields MHTVDRSAVERALGQYQDPYLQTDLISAGCLRDLRIEGGKVEAELVLGYAAAGIRAGIEQMLQVAVESVAGVESATISVACEVASAPAQGSIEALRNVKNIIAVASGKGGVGKSTTAVNLALALAREGARVGVLDADIYGPSMGLMLGLPEGTRPQVKDQKLFIPPTAHGVQVMSMAFLVDDNTPVVWRGPMVSGALMQLLTQTAWDDLDYLVVDMPPGTGDIQLTLAQKVPVTGAVIVTTPQDLALLDAKKGIEMFNKVNIPVLGVVENMAIHICSNCGHAEHLFGEGGGERLAEQYGVDLLASMPLSMMIREQADGGTPTVVAEPECQISMIYQDMARHVGARIAERAQAPAMPSISISDD; encoded by the coding sequence ATGCATACCGTCGACCGTAGTGCCGTAGAGCGCGCTCTTGGCCAATATCAAGATCCTTACCTGCAAACCGATCTGATCAGCGCGGGCTGTTTGCGTGATCTGCGGATTGAGGGCGGCAAGGTTGAGGCTGAGCTGGTGCTGGGCTATGCGGCAGCCGGTATTCGGGCCGGTATCGAGCAAATGTTGCAGGTGGCGGTCGAGTCGGTGGCGGGTGTCGAGTCGGCGACCATCAGCGTAGCTTGTGAAGTGGCGAGCGCTCCTGCTCAGGGCAGTATCGAGGCGCTGCGCAATGTCAAAAACATCATCGCCGTCGCGTCAGGCAAGGGCGGGGTGGGCAAATCCACCACGGCGGTCAATCTGGCGCTGGCGCTGGCCCGTGAAGGTGCCCGGGTCGGGGTGCTGGACGCCGATATCTATGGCCCTAGCATGGGCTTGATGCTGGGGTTGCCCGAAGGTACCCGGCCTCAGGTCAAGGATCAGAAGCTGTTTATTCCGCCGACTGCCCATGGCGTGCAGGTCATGTCCATGGCTTTTCTGGTTGATGACAATACCCCGGTAGTCTGGCGTGGGCCGATGGTTTCCGGGGCGCTGATGCAGTTGCTGACTCAGACTGCCTGGGATGATCTCGACTACCTGGTGGTGGACATGCCGCCGGGGACCGGGGATATCCAGCTGACGCTAGCCCAGAAGGTGCCGGTAACCGGCGCGGTGATCGTGACCACACCGCAGGACCTGGCACTGCTCGATGCCAAGAAAGGGATCGAGATGTTCAACAAGGTCAATATTCCGGTGCTGGGGGTGGTCGAGAACATGGCCATTCACATCTGCTCCAATTGCGGTCATGCCGAGCATCTGTTCGGCGAGGGTGGTGGCGAGCGCCTGGCCGAGCAATACGGTGTTGATCTGCTGGCTTCTATGCCGCTGTCGATGATGATTCGCGAGCAGGCCGATGGCGGAACCCCGACCGTGGTGGCTGAGCCCGAATGCCAGATCAGCATGATTTACCAGGATATGGCCCGGCATGTGGGCGCACGGATTGCCGAGCGGGCTCAGGCACCGGCCATGCCCAGTATCAGCATCAGCGATGACTGA
- the dctP gene encoding TRAP transporter substrate-binding protein DctP, which yields MNWRNGCIGVAALFLAACGSDDQQQAASTPSAEPEVQVETWGFALEEIEGSVQYEYAAKFAELVTEKTAGAVDVRLFPYGQLGGLTDIYDQVQAGAVQLAFGSGFLGGTVPESQLFSLNFVLGDDEWQNTQILNDPAFRKHPDLLESFRERDLQPLAIVPEGWQVWSANKAIRSPDDFSGVAIRTMDNRLLRETYRAYGADPTTMEYGELFSGMQLGQIDGNIQPVFAHQEMDFYQVQDYLIFANQAQFIATFMANRDWYDGLSDEHKQVIEEAVVELVPYIHEVQTRLNSERLDIITSNSDIELVYLTPEEREVFRELSIPVRETFAEMVGERGTRLMTVLVDMTDEAYSAE from the coding sequence ATGAATTGGCGTAATGGCTGTATAGGGGTGGCGGCACTGTTTCTGGCGGCTTGTGGTTCGGACGACCAGCAGCAGGCGGCAAGCACTCCGTCGGCGGAGCCTGAAGTCCAGGTGGAAACCTGGGGTTTTGCGTTGGAAGAAATTGAAGGCAGCGTGCAGTATGAGTACGCTGCCAAGTTTGCTGAACTGGTGACCGAGAAAACCGCAGGAGCGGTTGATGTGCGTCTGTTCCCCTACGGGCAGCTCGGTGGTTTGACTGATATCTATGATCAGGTCCAGGCCGGTGCAGTGCAGTTGGCCTTTGGCTCGGGGTTCCTGGGCGGCACTGTGCCCGAGTCGCAGTTGTTCAGCCTCAACTTCGTGCTGGGCGATGATGAGTGGCAGAACACCCAGATACTCAATGACCCGGCTTTTCGCAAGCATCCCGACTTGCTCGAGTCTTTCCGTGAGCGTGACCTGCAACCATTGGCGATAGTGCCCGAAGGCTGGCAGGTATGGAGCGCCAACAAGGCAATCCGCAGCCCTGATGATTTCAGCGGGGTGGCGATCCGGACCATGGACAACCGCCTGTTGCGCGAGACCTATCGGGCCTATGGCGCCGATCCGACTACCATGGAGTACGGCGAACTGTTCAGCGGTATGCAGCTTGGCCAGATTGACGGCAATATCCAGCCGGTCTTCGCGCATCAGGAGATGGATTTCTATCAGGTCCAGGATTACCTGATCTTTGCCAATCAGGCGCAATTCATTGCCACCTTCATGGCCAATCGCGACTGGTACGATGGGCTGAGCGATGAGCACAAGCAGGTTATTGAAGAAGCCGTGGTCGAGCTGGTGCCCTATATCCATGAAGTACAGACCCGGCTCAATAGCGAACGGCTGGACATCATCACCAGCAACAGCGATATCGAGCTGGTGTACCTGACGCCTGAAGAGCGCGAGGTATTCCGTGAACTCAGCATCCCGGTGCGCGAGACCTTTGCCGAGATGGTCGGTGAGCGCGGTACGCGGCTGATGACGGTGCTGGTGGATATGACCGATGAGGCCTATTCGGCTGAGTAA
- a CDS encoding TRAP transporter small permease, which produces MPRTADPSASHSIKRLLGKILGTLDLITEHIEKTILAGSVLFLAGLLITHVLGRQLFGSGVAGQVELTQMALVIMTFAGIGYAVRRARHICMSAFYDQLKGKLRKSMLVAISLLTGALMFYLAWHAWDYVSAIQSRGRTSSARQIPLWIPYLAAPIGFALAGLQYWLTVARNLLSPGIWRSFSEPERYEQAPGANVSRVE; this is translated from the coding sequence ATGCCGAGGACTGCCGACCCATCGGCCAGCCACTCGATCAAGCGACTGCTCGGAAAGATTCTGGGCACCCTGGACCTGATCACCGAACACATCGAAAAAACCATTCTGGCCGGTAGCGTGCTGTTTCTTGCCGGCCTGCTGATCACCCACGTACTGGGCCGGCAACTATTTGGCAGCGGCGTCGCCGGCCAGGTCGAACTGACCCAGATGGCGCTGGTAATCATGACCTTCGCCGGCATCGGCTATGCAGTGCGCCGGGCCAGGCATATCTGCATGTCGGCATTCTATGACCAGCTCAAGGGCAAGCTGCGCAAGTCGATGCTGGTAGCCATCAGCCTGCTCACCGGCGCACTGATGTTCTATCTGGCCTGGCACGCCTGGGATTACGTCAGCGCGATCCAGAGCCGTGGCCGCACCTCTTCGGCCCGGCAGATACCGTTGTGGATTCCCTATCTGGCTGCCCCCATCGGCTTTGCCCTGGCGGGCCTGCAATACTGGCTGACCGTGGCCCGCAACCTGCTGTCACCGGGCATCTGGCGCTCGTTCTCAGAACCTGAACGCTATGAGCAGGCACCGGGAGCCAACGTGTCGAGGGTCGAATGA
- a CDS encoding TRAP transporter large permease, with product MLTLTFVTMFVLLLLGFPMMVPLLVASLMLLFLVIGLDNVGLLMGQMISGVQSWALAAVPLFIFAADLMTRGHTANRLLDLVQSFVGHLRGGLPITTAASCTLFGAVSGSTQATVVAMGGPMRPKLLEKGYSDSFSLALIINASDIALLIPPSIGMIIYGVVAGASIGDLFIAGILPGLLILLLFSFYAWVASRRMGIKPEPRVGWGLRLKALRKALLPLGFPLVVVGGIYAGYFSPTEAAAIAVLYALLLEVVILRAVKLRELWDVALSTGLITSVVFILVAAGNAFTYSISFAGIPQAIIGPVIEVIGDSPTLVLAMIAVAFFIGCMFVDPIVVILILTPLFKPAVDAAGLDPVHVGVIVTLQAAIGSATPPFGCDIFTAMAVFRRPYLDVIRGTPPFIFILLLATVLLILFPQISLWLPSLAA from the coding sequence ATGCTGACCCTGACCTTCGTCACTATGTTTGTTCTACTACTGCTCGGCTTTCCGATGATGGTGCCGTTGCTGGTCGCCAGCTTGATGCTGCTGTTTCTGGTGATTGGCCTGGACAATGTTGGCCTGCTGATGGGCCAGATGATCAGCGGCGTACAGTCCTGGGCTCTGGCCGCGGTACCGCTGTTCATCTTTGCCGCCGACCTGATGACTCGAGGCCACACCGCCAACCGCCTGCTCGATCTGGTCCAGAGCTTCGTCGGCCACCTGCGCGGCGGGCTACCGATCACCACAGCCGCCAGCTGCACCCTGTTTGGCGCGGTCTCCGGCTCAACCCAGGCTACGGTAGTGGCCATGGGCGGACCAATGCGCCCCAAACTTCTGGAAAAGGGTTACTCGGACAGTTTCTCACTGGCCCTGATCATCAATGCCAGCGACATTGCCCTACTGATTCCACCCAGCATCGGCATGATCATCTACGGTGTGGTCGCCGGCGCCTCGATTGGCGACCTGTTCATCGCTGGCATCCTGCCTGGGCTGCTGATTCTTCTGCTGTTCTCGTTCTACGCCTGGGTAGCATCACGGCGCATGGGCATTAAGCCTGAGCCAAGAGTCGGCTGGGGCTTGCGTCTCAAAGCTCTGCGCAAGGCCCTGCTGCCCCTGGGCTTCCCGCTGGTGGTGGTCGGCGGTATTTATGCCGGCTACTTCAGCCCAACCGAGGCGGCAGCTATCGCCGTGCTCTACGCCCTGCTGCTGGAAGTGGTTATTCTGCGCGCAGTCAAACTCCGCGAGCTGTGGGATGTGGCATTGTCCACCGGGCTGATTACCTCGGTGGTGTTCATACTGGTGGCCGCCGGCAATGCCTTTACCTACAGCATTTCCTTTGCCGGCATCCCCCAGGCGATTATCGGTCCGGTGATCGAGGTGATCGGCGACAGCCCGACACTGGTGCTGGCCATGATCGCGGTGGCCTTTTTCATTGGCTGCATGTTTGTCGATCCGATCGTCGTAATCCTGATCCTGACCCCGCTGTTCAAGCCGGCCGTGGATGCCGCCGGGCTGGACCCGGTTCACGTCGGCGTGATCGTGACCCTGCAGGCTGCCATCGGTTCAGCTACCCCGCCCTTCGGTTGCGATATATTCACCGCCATGGCGGTATTTCGCAGGCCGTACCTGGATGTGATCCGTGGCACGCCGCCGTTCATCTTCATCCTGCTGCTGGCAACGGTACTGCTGATCCTGTTCCCGCAGATTTCCCTGTGGCTGCCGTCACTGGCCGCCTGA
- a CDS encoding alpha/beta family hydrolase yields MTDNLLLAEPGNPPLATLLLAHGAGAPMDSPFMEQLSAALCERGIRVVRFEFPYMAARREDGRKRPPNPLPALQQCLREQAASMSGPWLVGGKSMGGRVASLLVDELGVLGLVCYGYPFHPPGKPEKTRTAHLEALATPALVVQGTRDPFGRPEEVSGYRLADSLQVHWLESGDHDFKPLKASGRTQALLIEEAAEATLAFVQGVISKS; encoded by the coding sequence ATGACTGACAACCTGCTGCTGGCAGAGCCCGGCAATCCCCCGCTAGCGACCCTCTTGCTTGCCCACGGTGCTGGTGCGCCCATGGACAGCCCGTTCATGGAGCAGTTGAGCGCCGCTCTGTGTGAACGGGGTATCCGGGTAGTGCGCTTCGAGTTTCCTTATATGGCTGCACGGCGTGAGGACGGACGCAAGCGCCCACCCAATCCCTTACCAGCCCTGCAGCAGTGCCTGCGTGAGCAGGCCGCAAGCATGAGCGGCCCCTGGCTGGTGGGCGGCAAATCAATGGGTGGGCGGGTTGCCAGCCTGCTGGTCGATGAGTTGGGGGTGCTGGGACTGGTCTGCTACGGTTATCCGTTTCACCCGCCCGGTAAGCCGGAGAAGACCCGTACTGCTCATCTTGAGGCGCTGGCCACGCCGGCACTGGTGGTTCAGGGCACCCGCGATCCGTTCGGTCGGCCGGAAGAGGTCAGTGGCTATCGGTTGGCCGACAGCCTGCAGGTGCATTGGCTGGAAAGCGGCGATCATGATTTCAAGCCACTCAAGGCCAGCGGTCGCACCCAGGCACTATTAATAGAAGAAGCAGCCGAAGCGACCCTGGCTTTTGTGCAGGGTGTGATCTCCAAGAGCTAA
- the ccoN gene encoding cytochrome-c oxidase, cbb3-type subunit I, which yields MSTATTPTAYNYKVVRQFAVMTVVWGIVGMALGVFLAAQLVWPALNFDLPWTSFGRLRPLHTNAVIFAFGGSALFATSYYVVQRTSQARLISDGLAAFTFWGWQAVIVLAVITLPLGYTTTKEYAELEWPIGILIAVVWVSYALVFFGTIMKRKMKHIYVGNWFFGAFIITVAVLHIVNNLAIPVTLTKSYSIYSGAADAMIQWWYGHNAVGFFLTAGFLGMMYYFVPKQAERPIYSYRLSIVHFWALISIYIWAGPHHLHYTALPDWAQSLGMIMSLILLAPSWGGMINGMMTLSGAWHKLRTDPILRFLVVSLAFYGMSTFEGPMMAIKTVNALSHYTDWTIGHVHAGALGWVAMISIGSLYHLIPKVFGREQMYSTALINAHFWLATIGTVLYIVSMWVNGITQGLMWRAVNVDGTLTYSFVEALEASHPGFVVRMIGGAFFVIGMLLMAYNVWRTIRAAQPAEIRAAAQMA from the coding sequence ATGAGCACAGCTACCACTCCGACAGCTTATAACTACAAGGTGGTACGCCAGTTCGCCGTCATGACGGTGGTCTGGGGTATCGTGGGCATGGCCCTGGGCGTCTTTCTTGCCGCTCAGCTGGTCTGGCCCGCCCTTAACTTTGACCTTCCCTGGACCAGCTTCGGCCGTCTGCGTCCACTGCATACCAATGCAGTGATCTTCGCATTCGGCGGTAGCGCGCTGTTCGCCACCTCCTACTATGTGGTGCAACGCACCTCGCAGGCCCGTCTGATTTCCGACGGTCTGGCCGCCTTCACCTTCTGGGGCTGGCAAGCCGTGATCGTGCTGGCTGTCATCACCCTGCCGCTGGGCTACACCACCACTAAAGAGTACGCCGAGCTGGAGTGGCCGATCGGCATTCTGATCGCCGTAGTCTGGGTGAGCTATGCGCTGGTGTTCTTCGGCACCATCATGAAGCGCAAGATGAAGCACATCTATGTCGGTAACTGGTTCTTCGGTGCCTTCATCATCACGGTAGCGGTGCTGCATATCGTCAACAACCTGGCGATCCCGGTCACCCTGACCAAGTCCTATTCCATCTACTCGGGCGCCGCTGATGCGATGATCCAGTGGTGGTATGGCCACAACGCGGTAGGTTTCTTCCTGACTGCCGGCTTCCTGGGCATGATGTACTACTTCGTTCCCAAGCAGGCCGAACGTCCGATCTACTCCTACCGTCTGTCGATCGTGCACTTCTGGGCGCTGATCTCCATCTATATCTGGGCCGGTCCGCACCACCTGCACTACACCGCTTTGCCTGACTGGGCTCAGTCACTGGGCATGATCATGTCCCTGATCCTGCTGGCTCCGAGCTGGGGTGGCATGATCAACGGTATGATGACCCTGTCCGGCGCCTGGCATAAGCTGCGCACCGACCCGATCCTGCGCTTCCTAGTGGTTTCCCTGGCGTTCTACGGCATGTCGACCTTCGAAGGTCCGATGATGGCGATCAAGACCGTCAACGCCCTGTCGCACTACACTGACTGGACCATCGGCCACGTACACGCCGGCGCTCTGGGCTGGGTAGCCATGATCTCCATCGGGTCGCTCTACCACCTGATTCCGAAGGTATTCGGTCGTGAGCAGATGTACAGCACTGCGCTGATCAACGCTCACTTCTGGCTGGCTACCATCGGCACCGTGTTGTACATCGTCTCCATGTGGGTCAACGGTATCACCCAGGGCCTGATGTGGCGTGCAGTCAACGTCGACGGCACCCTGACCTACTCCTTCGTCGAAGCGCTGGAAGCCAGCCACCCGGGCTTTGTGGTCCGCATGATCGGTGGCGCCTTCTTCGTAATCGGCATGCTGCTGATGGCCTACAACGTATGGCGCACCATCCGTGCCGCCCAGCCGGCCGAAATTCGTGCCGCTGCCCAGATGGCTTGA
- the ccoO gene encoding cytochrome-c oxidase, cbb3-type subunit II codes for MRQHELVEKNLGLLVVLIVVAISFGGLTQIVPLFFQKETTVPVEGLRPYTAVELEGRDIYIREGCVGCHSQMIRPFRAETERYGHYSVAGESVWEHPFLWGSKRTGPDLARVGQRYSDDWHRAHLINPRDVVPESKMPSYPWLQENVLDGKYTARKMQALRRLGVPYTDEDIAGAQEAVKGVSEMDALIAYLQHLGTVISERR; via the coding sequence ATGAGACAACATGAACTCGTAGAAAAGAATCTGGGCCTGCTGGTCGTGCTGATCGTGGTTGCGATCAGCTTCGGCGGCCTGACTCAGATCGTCCCGCTGTTCTTCCAGAAGGAAACCACCGTACCGGTCGAGGGCCTGCGCCCCTACACCGCGGTTGAGCTGGAAGGCCGCGACATTTACATCCGTGAAGGCTGCGTTGGCTGCCACTCCCAGATGATTCGCCCGTTCCGGGCTGAAACCGAGCGCTATGGCCACTACTCCGTGGCCGGCGAGAGCGTTTGGGAGCACCCGTTCCTGTGGGGCTCCAAGCGTACCGGTCCGGACCTGGCTCGCGTGGGTCAGCGCTACTCCGACGACTGGCATCGTGCCCACCTGATCAACCCGCGTGACGTAGTGCCGGAATCGAAGATGCCGTCCTACCCGTGGTTGCAGGAAAACGTGCTCGACGGCAAGTACACTGCACGCAAGATGCAGGCTCTGCGTCGCCTCGGCGTGCCTTACACCGACGAAGACATCGCCGGTGCCCAGGAAGCGGTCAAAGGTGTATCCGAAATGGATGCCCTGATCGCCTACCTGCAGCACCTCGGCACTGTCATCTCGGAACGCCGGTAA
- a CDS encoding cbb3-type cytochrome oxidase subunit 3 encodes MDINTLRGIATLLVLVAFIGITVWAYSSYKKKDFEEAANLPFADEPDDNKAPREQQDARSNKE; translated from the coding sequence ATGGATATCAACACTCTCCGCGGCATCGCCACCTTGCTGGTCTTGGTGGCATTCATCGGAATCACCGTATGGGCCTACAGCTCATACAAGAAAAAAGACTTCGAGGAAGCGGCCAACCTGCCGTTTGCCGACGAGCCCGATGACAACAAGGCGCCCCGTGAGCAGCAAGACGCTAGGAGTAACAAAGAATGA
- the ccoP gene encoding cytochrome-c oxidase, cbb3-type subunit III: MSNFWSGYIIVLTLTTLGLILWLLFATRKGQRSEQTEETLGHAFDGIEEYDNPLPRWWFILFMATFIFSAIYLVLFPGLGKWPGVLGWTQVNQYEREVERAEAQFAPIFARYANLSVEEVARDPEAVRIGQRLFAVNCSVCHGSDARGAFGFPNLTDNDWIWGGSPEQIHTTIAQGRQAAMPAWLAVIGEDGVRNVAGYVRHLSGLETENVNLDAGKQVFQSTCVACHGPEGKGNPMLGAPDLTNDTWLYGSSMLQVQHTIRYGRNGNMPAQAHLGEDKIHMLTAYVYSLSLED; the protein is encoded by the coding sequence ATGAGCAATTTCTGGAGCGGGTACATTATTGTCCTGACCCTGACCACCCTTGGTCTGATCCTCTGGTTGCTGTTCGCCACCCGCAAGGGCCAGCGCTCGGAACAGACTGAGGAAACCCTGGGTCACGCTTTCGACGGTATTGAAGAGTATGACAACCCCCTGCCCCGCTGGTGGTTCATCCTGTTCATGGCCACCTTCATATTCAGCGCCATCTACCTGGTGCTGTTCCCGGGCCTGGGCAAGTGGCCAGGCGTACTGGGCTGGACCCAGGTCAACCAGTACGAGCGTGAAGTAGAGCGTGCTGAAGCACAGTTCGCCCCGATCTTCGCCCGTTACGCCAACCTGTCGGTCGAAGAAGTTGCTCGCGACCCTGAGGCTGTCCGCATTGGTCAGCGTCTGTTCGCGGTCAACTGCTCGGTCTGTCACGGTTCCGATGCGCGCGGCGCCTTCGGCTTCCCGAACCTGACCGACAATGACTGGATCTGGGGCGGCTCGCCGGAGCAGATTCACACCACCATCGCCCAGGGCCGTCAGGCCGCGATGCCAGCCTGGCTGGCAGTGATCGGCGAAGATGGCGTGCGCAACGTGGCCGGCTACGTCCGTCACCTGTCCGGGCTGGAAACCGAAAACGTCAATCTTGACGCTGGCAAGCAAGTCTTCCAGAGCACCTGTGTGGCCTGCCATGGTCCCGAAGGTAAAGGCAACCCGATGCTTGGTGCGCCCGACCTGACCAACGACACCTGGCTGTATGGTTCCAGCATGCTGCAGGTTCAGCACACCATCCGCTACGGCCGTAACGGCAACATGCCGGCTCAGGCCCACCTGGGTGAAGACAAGATCCACATGCTGACCGCCTACGTTTACAGCCTGTCCCTCGAGGACTAG
- the ccoG gene encoding cytochrome c oxidase accessory protein CcoG yields MTEKIPVKDVTTGKVETYDLYAKREKIQVRSYQGLFKNIRLIGVGFLFLLYFGTAWIQWDGRQAVLWDLPARQFHIFSATFQPQDFFLLSFLLIICAFGLFFITVFAGRVWCGYTCPQTVWTWIFMWAERVTEGERNARIKLDKAPLSANKVLRKSAKHGIWLGVSLITALTFVGYFTPIRGLVVDTLTWQIGGWALFWVFFFTAATYINAGWLREQVCIYMCPYARFQSVMFDKDTLIVSYDAARGDPRGSRRKDADYKAAGLGDCIDCNVCVQVCPVGIDIRDGLQYECIGCAACVDACDEIMDKMNYPRGLIRYTTEHNLAGEETKILRPRLLGYGAALAIMIGLFIVTVGSLAQVSLDVERDRNVLYREVRGGNIENVYIVKIFNKSQQERTYSLSVEGHPELILEVPANRLSVEPSSLLQLPVNVQLDPGFMQGTNMPIVFRVTALDDDSISATSESRFLGPTVR; encoded by the coding sequence ATGACTGAAAAGATTCCCGTCAAAGACGTTACCACCGGCAAGGTTGAAACCTACGATCTGTACGCCAAGCGCGAGAAGATCCAGGTCCGGTCGTACCAGGGGCTGTTCAAGAACATCCGGCTGATCGGGGTGGGGTTTCTGTTTCTGCTGTACTTCGGTACCGCCTGGATTCAATGGGACGGCCGCCAGGCCGTGCTCTGGGATCTGCCAGCCCGGCAGTTCCACATTTTCAGCGCCACCTTCCAGCCGCAGGACTTCTTCCTGCTGTCGTTCCTGCTGATCATCTGCGCCTTCGGCCTGTTCTTCATCACCGTGTTCGCCGGCCGGGTCTGGTGCGGCTACACCTGCCCGCAAACCGTCTGGACCTGGATTTTCATGTGGGCCGAACGGGTAACCGAAGGTGAGCGCAACGCCCGTATCAAGCTCGACAAGGCCCCACTCAGCGCCAACAAAGTGCTACGCAAGAGCGCCAAGCACGGCATCTGGTTGGGCGTCTCACTGATCACCGCGCTGACCTTTGTCGGCTACTTCACCCCAATTCGCGGGCTGGTTGTCGACACCCTGACATGGCAGATCGGTGGCTGGGCCTTGTTCTGGGTATTTTTCTTCACCGCCGCCACCTATATCAACGCCGGCTGGCTGCGCGAACAGGTGTGCATCTATATGTGCCCCTACGCCCGCTTCCAGAGCGTGATGTTTGACAAGGACACCCTGATCGTCTCCTATGACGCCGCCCGAGGCGACCCGCGTGGCTCGCGGCGCAAAGACGCCGACTACAAGGCCGCCGGCCTGGGTGACTGCATCGACTGCAACGTCTGCGTCCAGGTCTGCCCGGTCGGTATTGATATTCGTGATGGCCTGCAGTACGAGTGCATCGGCTGCGCCGCCTGCGTTGATGCCTGCGACGAAATCATGGACAAGATGAACTACCCACGCGGGCTGATCCGCTATACCACCGAGCACAATCTGGCCGGCGAAGAGACCAAGATCCTGCGTCCACGCCTGCTCGGCTACGGCGCGGCTCTGGCGATCATGATTGGTCTATTCATCGTTACCGTCGGCAGCCTGGCCCAGGTCTCGCTGGATGTGGAGCGCGACCGAAATGTTCTGTATCGAGAAGTCCGCGGCGGCAATATCGAGAACGTGTATATTGTCAAAATTTTCAACAAGAGCCAGCAGGAACGCACCTACAGCCTGAGCGTTGAAGGGCACCCCGAACTGATTCTGGAAGTACCGGCCAACCGCCTGAGCGTTGAACCCAGCAGCCTGCTGCAGCTGCCGGTCAACGTTCAGCTCGACCCCGGCTTCATGCAGGGCACCAACATGCCCATCGTTTTCCGTGTGACCGCCCTGGATGACGACAGTATCTCGGCCACTTCCGAGAGTCGTTTCCTTGGCCCAACTGTCAGGTAA
- a CDS encoding FixH family protein, whose translation MTEQEIIPPWYKQFWPWFLISILIFAVFIGLGLLTIATLNQDSMVRDNYYKEGRAINMHLGRDQMARDLNLVADFQIDELTGEISLELQGKLENLPANLQLDLISPTHADRDRSVLLKHVSAEQYVGQLEEPMQGRLYIDLSDPALPGEDGWRLTDELTISMGQPYRLSAR comes from the coding sequence ATGACCGAGCAAGAGATCATCCCCCCGTGGTACAAGCAATTCTGGCCCTGGTTTCTGATCAGCATCCTGATCTTTGCCGTCTTCATCGGGCTGGGCCTGCTGACCATCGCCACCCTGAACCAGGACAGCATGGTGCGCGACAACTATTACAAGGAAGGCCGTGCCATCAACATGCACCTGGGACGTGACCAGATGGCCCGTGACCTGAATCTGGTCGCCGACTTCCAGATCGACGAGCTGACCGGTGAGATCAGCCTGGAACTGCAGGGCAAGCTGGAGAACTTGCCGGCCAACCTGCAACTGGACCTGATTTCCCCAACCCACGCCGACCGTGATCGCAGCGTACTGCTCAAGCATGTCAGCGCCGAACAGTATGTCGGCCAGCTTGAAGAGCCCATGCAGGGCCGCCTCTACATCGACCTCAGCGACCCTGCCCTGCCCGGTGAAGACGGCTGGCGCCTGACCGATGAACTGACCATCAGCATGGGCCAGCCGTACCGTCTGAGCGCCCGTTAA